GGCGGCGTCTGCGGCGTCACCGGAAGGAAACGACCAGCTCAGGTACGTGGGTACGATCGCGGGCCGTTTCCTTCCGGTTCCTTGCATCCATCCGCTCTGGAGGCTCCTGCGAACCACCCGCAGTGGTCCTTCGGCTTTCGAGGGGAGGGTTGTCGCTCAATAGGACCGAGAGGTCTCCTGTCGAAACCCTGAAGTTTGCGCATTTTGGGAGATGTGAAGGTTTTCCGTCCGATGAGACGAAGTAGCTTTCCATAACCCCTTCCGGAGGAGGAGAAAGCGCATGGCCAAAGAGGTATTCGACCAGGCTCAACCGCATAGCGACAAGGCCCGGCTGTTCGCCGAGGCGTTTCGTGGCTGCGACGAGTGGACGATTCCCCCGCGCAAGCCGCGTCGGAACACCCGTCCGGTCTACAGCACACCGAGTCATCGAGCGGAGATCTTCGACCTGAACTTCCGTCAGGCAGCCTGATCCGGACATCCGAGCGCTTTCCCGCCGCCCGTTTCGGGGCCGATCAGGTCGGTCTCCCAGCGGCCGGTTGACCGGTTCCGTAGAATCTGTCCAATGAAGGCCGATATCCATCCCGAATACGTCGTCGCGAACGTCACCTGTTCCTGCGGCAACCAGTTCTACACCCGCTCCACCAAGCCCGATCTTCACGTGGAGCTCTGCTCGGCCTGCCACCCCTTCTACACCGGCAAGCAGAAGCTGGTCGACACCGGTGGCCGGGTCGAGCGCTTCCAGCGCCGCGCCGCGAAGAAGGCCAAGGCCAACGCCGGCAGCTAGCCGGCTCGCCCGAGGATCAGGTCGGCCGCCTTCTCGGCGATCATGATCGTCGGTGCATTCGTGTTCCCGCCGGGAATCAGCGGCATCACTGACGCATCGACCACCCGCAG
This DNA window, taken from Solirubrobacterales bacterium, encodes the following:
- the rpmE gene encoding 50S ribosomal protein L31, which produces MKADIHPEYVVANVTCSCGNQFYTRSTKPDLHVELCSACHPFYTGKQKLVDTGGRVERFQRRAAKKAKANAGS